A DNA window from Lycium ferocissimum isolate CSIRO_LF1 unplaced genomic scaffold, AGI_CSIRO_Lferr_CH_V1 ctg9066, whole genome shotgun sequence contains the following coding sequences:
- the LOC132046026 gene encoding probable membrane metalloprotease ARASP2, chloroplastic, protein MIINLPSSSPSCSLSQLINSKPNISRFQLKTKTHFSRSLSFHSKNQFLHQKNKYQLGRRNNFKSFAIPGLDFGGFESTQSVLEAVGVLTAIIVVHESGHFLAASLQGIHVSKFAVGFGPILAKFNAKNVEYSLRAFPLGGFVGFPDNDPDSDIPPDDKNLLKNRPIFDRVIVISAGVIANIIFAYVIIFTQVLLVGLPVQESFPGVLVPDVRPFSAASRDGLLPGDVILGVNGINLGKSGPGPSLVSEVVDVIKKSPKRNVLLKIGRGEGNVDVRVTPDENSDGTGRIGVQLSPNFKISKIQPKNILEAFSFSGREFWGLTYNVLDSLKQTFMNFSQTASKVSGPVAIIAVGAEVAKSNVDGLYQFAAVLNINLAVINLLPLPALDGGTLALILVEAARGGKKLPSEVEQGIMSSGIMFVLIVGLVLLVRDTLNLDFIKDML, encoded by the coding sequence atgattaTAAATCTCCCCTCTTCCTCTCCTTCTTGTTCTCTCtcacaattaattaattcaaaaccaaACATTTCAAGATTCCAACTCAAGACCAAAACTCACTTCTCAAGATCTTTATCTTTTCATTCCAAGAATCAATTTTTACATCAAAAGAACAAATACCAACTTGGtagaagaaataatttcaaGAGTTTTGCAATTCCAGGACTTGATTTTGGTGGTTTTGAGAGTACACAATCAGTTCTTGAAGCAGTTGGTGTATTAACAGCTATTATTGTAGTTCATGAAAGTGGTCATTTTCTTGCTGCTTCTCTTCAAGGTATTCATGTAAGTAAATTTGCTGTTGGATTTGGTCCAATCTTAGCTAAATTTAATGCTAAAAATGTAGAGTATTCACTTAGAGCATTTCCTCTTGGTGGTTTTGTTGGTTTCCCTGATAATGATCCTGATAGTGATATTCCACCTGATGACAAAAACTTACTTAAAAATAGACCTATATTTGATAGGGTTATTGTTATTTCAGCTGGGGTAATAGCAAATATAATATTTGCTTATGTTATAATATTTACACAAGTGTTGTTAGTTGGATTGCCTGTTCAAGAATCATTTCCAGGGGTTCTTGTACCTGATGTTAGGCCTTTTTCAGCTGCATCTAGAGATGGATTACTTCCTGGTGATGTAATTTTAGGTGTTAATGGAATTAACTTAGGGAAAAGTGGGCCTGGGCCTAGTTTGGTATCTGAAGTTGTTGATGTAATCAAGAAAAGCCCAaagagaaatgtgttgttgaaaATAGGAAGAGGAGAAGGGAATGTTGATGTTAGAGTTACGCCCGATGAGAATTCGGATGGCACGGGTAGGATTGGTGTTCAGCTCTCGCCGAATTTCAAGATTTCGAAAATTCAGCCGAAGAATATACTCGAGGCATTTAGCTTCTCTGGAAGAGAGTTTTGGGGTCTTACGTATAATGTTTTGGACAGCTTGAAACAGACGTTTATGAACTTCTCACAAACGGCTAGTAAGGTATCGGGTCCTGTTGCTATTATAGCTGTTGGTGCCGAAGTTGCAAAGTCGAACGTTGATGGGCTTTATCAATTTGCTGCTGTTCTGAATATCAACCTTGCGGTGATAAATCTCCTTCCTTTGCCGGCTTTGGATGGGGGTACTTTGGCATTGATACTCGTGGAAGCAGCTAGAGGTGGGAAAAAACTTCCTTCAGAAGTAGAGCAAGGGATTATGTCATCTGGAATCATGTTTGTGTTAATTGTTGGACTGGTCCTTCTTGTCCGTGATACTCTGAACCTTGATTTTATCAAGGATATGTTATAA